A region from the Natronorubrum halophilum genome encodes:
- the map gene encoding type II methionyl aminopeptidase has translation MTESEVDLQTEQYERHREAGKILAQVREETAERVEVGVSHLEIAQYAEDRIRELGGKPAFPVNISIDEEAAHATPSIGDETTFGEEMINLDIGVHIDGWLADTAITVDLSGNPELAEASEQALEAAIDVTEPGIETGEIGAEIEDVIDGYGYNPVVNLTGHGLGHWEQHTSPNIPNRAVSQGTTLEVGDVVAIEPFATDGGGKVTEGATEEIFSLEREGSVRNRQAREALEQITEEFRTLPFATRWLETDRAEMALRRLKRNNIVHGYPVLQEDDGFLVSQKEHTVIITEDGCEVTTASAGRQ, from the coding sequence ATGACCGAATCCGAAGTGGACTTGCAGACGGAGCAGTACGAAAGGCACCGCGAAGCCGGGAAGATTCTCGCGCAGGTGCGCGAAGAGACGGCCGAGCGCGTCGAGGTCGGCGTGAGCCACCTCGAGATCGCCCAGTACGCGGAGGATCGGATCCGCGAACTCGGCGGGAAACCCGCCTTCCCGGTCAACATCTCGATCGACGAGGAAGCCGCCCACGCGACGCCGTCGATCGGCGACGAGACGACGTTCGGCGAGGAGATGATCAACCTCGATATCGGCGTCCACATCGACGGCTGGCTCGCCGACACCGCGATCACCGTCGACCTCTCGGGCAACCCCGAACTCGCAGAGGCCTCCGAGCAGGCGCTCGAGGCCGCGATCGACGTGACCGAGCCGGGTATCGAGACCGGCGAGATCGGGGCCGAGATCGAGGACGTGATCGACGGCTACGGCTACAACCCCGTCGTCAATCTCACCGGGCACGGACTGGGTCACTGGGAACAACACACCAGTCCGAACATTCCGAACCGCGCCGTCTCGCAGGGAACGACGCTCGAGGTTGGCGACGTCGTGGCTATCGAACCCTTCGCGACCGACGGCGGCGGCAAAGTCACCGAGGGTGCCACCGAGGAAATCTTCTCGCTCGAGCGCGAGGGATCCGTTCGAAACCGCCAGGCGCGCGAGGCGCTCGAGCAGATCACCGAGGAGTTTCGGACGCTGCCCTTTGCCACGCGGTGGCTCGAAACCGACCGCGCGGAGATGGCGCTCCGTCGGCTCAAGCGCAACAACATCGTCCACGGCTATCCGGTGCTTCAGGAGGACGACGGCTTCCTCGTCAGTCAGAAAGAGCACACGGTGATCATCACCGAAGACGGCTGTGAAGTGACGACGGCGAGCGCGGGTCGCCAGTAA